The genomic region GGCACATTGATTATGCAGTTTTTTTTTTTACCAACAACTTTTCTCGTGGTTTTACAGCGAAACCCGATTCATCGTCAGCGGTTTTCGAGTGAGGTTTCCGGAAACCGGTAGATTTGAATTTGAGAATCCGAACAGTTCGGATTTTACCGGATTTCGGCGGTTTTCAATGATTTTTCCGTTTACGAGTGTAGCGAGGATCTGTGCTCAAACGAGATTGAAAACCCTGCCGCCGGCTCCCGTTCCCTTTTGTCGCGAACAACGGAAGTTGGTGAACAGACGGCAGGTGGGAGAAAGCGATCCCTGCCAACCTCTTTTCTTCTTTATCAAAATGGAAAACTCTCTATTATCCACCTTATTTTAAAATCATAACACCAAAATATTTTATAAAATATATCGAGTTCAGCTGTGTGTCATAATCTTATTGTGCATGCAATGGTGCACCTTAGGCCTTATTTGTGTATTTTAGTATTCAGCTCAATTCACATTGTTTAATTTGCACTTTAATCCAGCTCAATATATATAGAATGAGGTGAATACTAAAGACCCAAACAAACCCTTAGGTATTAGGGTAATGTATGTCTTGTCGTAGAATTTGCGTATGGGCGGCTAGAATGTATCTCTGCCGCCTCATACAAAAGTACTTACAAAGCCGTAGCAACCCTACCAAAGGGGCCCTAAATGTTGGTTAGGTTGTCTCTATCACATTCTCTATTTTAAATCTCACTCTACAGACAATATCATCTAAAGTGTCACATTCCCTATTTTATATGATCCACCGAAGACAACATAGAAAATCTAAAGTTTAGTGTAAACTATGCGGGAAAATTATTTATGGCATACCGATAAAAAGTGGCTTTAGATTTTTGACACATAAAACTGTACTATTTATCAGGAACacagagaaatgttgttcattatCTAGTGCACATCTAGTGCACATCGCAGCGACTAAATTTTCCATTTCCAGCAAGACTTTATCTataagattattttctaaaatgatATTTTTATCGATGGAGTGTGCCGCCGCTAATAATAATCAATATCTGTCATTGTGTTCCTGAGAAATAATACCATTTATGGTGTCCAAGAGCTAAATTAACTATTTGTTAGTGTGCCACAGATAATTTCTCCGAATCATATAGGATGTTGTGATGCTAATTATAAAAGCTAAATATAAAGTACAATGATTGAGCAAAGACGAAAAAATGTTGTGCAATTAAGTGTTTCGTGCAATCATGATTTTTTGTTGAAAATTTTATGGACGCTCTTCATCATTTACTACAGTGGACAGATTGTACTATTTTTTATATCCTTTAATATAAAACAAATCAAACTTTGATACTCTAATAGAGTAAATAATAAAATGTATTTATAACTTTTAGTAATTTAATTAAACGAGAAATTTGATTGTACAACAGTAGCTGAGTCGAGGAAAAAACCACGAAACCCATTACAGGACAGGCAACCTATTTTGAATTTTTGATTTGACAAAAAAATATCTCTACGTTGGGCAGTGGGTCCCACTCCCGCGCCTCGTTTAAAACCGTCCCACTCCTCAACTGATGATGCCCCCCTGTTCCTCCTGTCATCTTCTCCTCCTCAGAAACccaccaaccccgtccagccgccGGCTgtctcggccgccgccgccgccgccgccgccctatcCCGGTCCTTCAGGCGAACCAGGTTGGTCATGGCCTTCAACAAGATCAAGGTCTCCAACCCCGTCGTCGAGATGGACGGTAAGCGGGATACCTGTCCTGTCCTGTTCGCCACACAACAGATCTGCTGCGTTCCGTCGTTTGCCTTGTGCCGCGTCCTCTCTTCCGGTCGCTCTAACTCCAGCCGTGGCTTTAGTCGAAGCGTCACAGGAGATCCCGTGGATCTAGTAGACGAGGACCTTGGATCAGATACGCTAGTCTCGCTAGTGTCCGGGATTTTGTTCACTCAGCGATTAATCCAGCTGGTCTGCTTACGTTTGTTGCTGAATTTCGCTTGCAGGCGATGAGATGACCAGGGTGTTCTGGAAAtctatcaaggacaaggtaatagGAACGTGGCTGACTCTATCTCCGTCGCCCTTAGATGTTGCTTCCTGTGCTCTTGTTCCTTGAGAGGACCATCTTTTCCCCATGGGTTGCTGGGATGTTAAATTGTCGATTGAATTTCGTGCAGCTTATATTCCCTTTCGTAGACCTCGACATCAAATATTTTGACCTCGGGCTTCCACACCGTGATGCTACCGACGACAAAGTCACAGTGGAGGCTGCGGAGGCCACACTCAAGTAAGAATTGCACGTTACTGTCACTTCCTTAAGAAGGTGGAAATGAAAAGCAAAGCACAGAAAAGAGTGTTGTGGCTCAGTGTTATTTATATCAAATCCAGATGCTCAAGTTTGTGTTTAGTTGCGTTGTCTAACAAGTGTTTGTGGTGGAATATGCATAGTCGATTTAACCTTTTTTTTTCCATAAGTCATTTAATCACTGGAAAAGTCTTCCTTGAGAAAGTGGCGTGTTTAAGGGCCTTTTTGCTACTCAGCCTGTTGCTTATCTGTTGTTGCTTCAGTAGTCTGGTATTGCGGGCTTTTGAATATTTTGCTGCATCGTGCACCTATCTTTTCTATTGCTTATGCTTCTCCATTATTTGTAGGTACAATGTGGCTATCAAGTGTGCCACCATTACACCAGGTACATTTGGGTTACTGTTCTGCTGACAAAGTTTTAAGAGATTCTAGATTTACTGACATCGCATCAAAATCCATGGCAGATGAAGCAAGGGTAAATGAGTTTGGCTTGAAGGCTATGTGGAAGAGCCCAAATGGCACAATTAGGAATATTCTGAATGGTAAGATGCTGCTGCAGCCTTTAAGTGTAACATTTCTTGGGTCCTCAGGACTGACAGTTTTATTCATGTGCTCGCTGCGTGTAGGCACTGTGTTCAGAGAACCAATCATCTGCAAAAACATCCCACGGCTTGTTCCAGGTATGGAAGGAAGACCATAATCATAGGAGTACTCATTTATGTAATTGCCTTGTAAACTGAACTGTTTGTGAATTCAGGGTGGACAAAACCCATTTGCATCGGGAGGCATGCATTCGGTGATCAGTACCGGGCAACTGATGCAGTTATCAAGGGGCCAGGGAAGCTTAAATTAGTTTTTGGTATGTATGTATGAATCACTCAGCATTTGAGAATCAATGAAATGCTTGTCTTATTAAACGTCCTATGATTCATTTTCTAAAATTCTGCTGAGAGAATCCTGTAAATAATTGACATCTTCCCCTTTGTCCTTTGTTGTTACTGATAGAGGGAAAAGAAGAGCAAGTTGAGCTGGAGGTGTTCAACTTCActggtgcaggaggagttgcctTATCAATGTACAACACTGACGAGGTGCAGTTGGTGCTTGCTACTATTCCATTACTTGACATATATAATGTGCTCCTCTTGTGATTTATCATCTCAGTATTTGTGTAATTATGCAGTCCATCCATGCCTTTGCTGACGCTTCTATGGCCACTGCTTATGAAAAGAAATGGCCATTGTATCTTAGCACCAAAAACACTATTTTGAAGAAATATGATGGCAGGTAAGGGTTTTGCTAAACTGTTTCTCATTATTTTTCAGGTCTTACTGACGGTGCCTTTTCTCTGGCGCAGCATGTTTACCTGTGTACTTGATTTGTTTGCAGGTTCAAGGACATTTTCCAGGAGGTGTATGAAGCTGGTTGGAAAACCAAATTTGAAGCTGCCGGCATATGGTATAGTTTCAAATCCCGTTTCATATCTCATCTTTTTCTTTAATAAGGTGTGACTCCCAAGGTCTTTCTTGTCATTTGGTCTTTGATGCCTGTAGGTATGAGCACCGCCTTATCGATGACATGGTAGCATACGCACTTAAGAGTGAAGGAGGGTATGTCTGGGCTTGCAAGAATTATGATGGAGATGTGCAGAGCGATTTCTTAGCTCAAGGTTACAATTTGCCTCAGTTTTTACAGTCTGGACTCTCAAGTTCTGAGTAACACTTGCTACTTTCTTGCTCTTAGTTAAAAAAGTGATGTATTTGATTATATGAGTCTTTCTTTAACTGCAGGTTTTGGCTCATTGGGTTTGATGACTTCGGTACTGGTAGGTCACTAAATTTGCTTTTAGTATTTGTCATGATATAATTGATAAATTTCTCCTCAGTTATCAGGCATATTGTTACTAATTTGGTCAGACAAGAAGAAAACGAGTGTATTTTACTTGGATAGTTTTAGACTTTGCAAGTGTTTAGATTAGAGGTTGATGCTGAACTCGTTCATGTAACCTTGTCCCAGGTGTGCCCTGATGGAAAGACGATCGAAGCTGAAGCTGCCCATGGTACTGTTACCCGTCATTACCGTGTTCACCAGAAAGGAGGTGAAACTAGTACGAACAGTATTGCCTCAATCTTTGCGTGGACAAGAGGACTTGCACACAGGTTTGTATGACCATTACGTACAGTTCTAGTACTTACGTGAGATGCATCGGTTCGGATTTATTCGTTATCCAGACCTACAAATTTTGCAGCTTCCAGTTTTCACAGTAATCAACATACATTCCCCTTTCTTGTGTGTGTGGGTTAGGGCAAAGCTTGATGACAATGCTAGACTACTTGACTTCACCCAGAAGCTTGAGGCTGCCTGCGTTGGAGCCGTCGAGTCTGGGAAGATGACCAAGGACCTTGCCCTTCTCGTTCACGGATCTTCAAAGTACGTGGCCGCAGTATTTGTCTTGCTGCCCCATTCAAGTGGCATACACCTCGTGATTTTGTATTGACTGATGTCTGCTGCAGTATCACGAGGAGCCATTACCTGAACACGGAGGAGTTCATTGACGCTGTTGCTGATGAGCTCAGATCAAGGCTGGCAGCCAACTCGAACCTTTGAAATCCTTGCCGAAGTTGTGGTGCTTTCCTGCGCGACGCTTTCGAACCGTTTTTATTATGTCGCCATTTTCTTTCCCTGTGCCACCACCCTGATGAATGAAGAAGGCCTGAGCTAGGCGAACATCTGCAGGCTGCAGCAGTATGCCAAATCATTATCATTACCGTTACCATTACCAATTGGAGATTGCCGTAGATTTCCGCGATTATGGGAACTCATTTACCTGATTATCTGATACGTTTGAAATAAAAGGTCGCCCATTAGAATGATTTCTGGTTGTCTCTTCATCTGTGCCCGATTTCGTGCTAGCCATTGGATTTTTGTCAATTTCAAAATACACGTTACCGGCTTTCATCGTTCTAAACGTTGGAATTGGTTTGTGACACCTTTTCTGACATGTTCCTGCAGACTGCGCCGCTAAATCGGATGTTTGGTACTAGTTAAAAAGTATTAGATAcaatctaattataaaactaagtaCATAATGGAGACACAATACTACCTTATTAATCCTAATTAATCCATGATTCATCCATGTGATGCTATAGTAAACATTTGCTAATTATATATTAATTAGTTTTAATAAATGCTATAGTAAACATTTGCTAAGTACATAATGAGTAGCTTTTATCTGTACAATTAGGTTTGTAATTAGATTATTTAATGCTCGTAGGTGACAATCAAACATCTGACACGAACACAGAAGTAATTGATGGATTTTGAAAAACAATAGCTGAGAGGGTGACGATTGGAGAGCTACCTACCTGTTGGAATTAGAGACTTCGTCCATCTAGATTCCAGAACTACTTTTTGTTAGGACTAGCAGTCAGCACTACTATGGAGTTGTTTGTCAGATAACGTCAGTGTCAATGAGCGAGAATGATGCTCCGAAGCCAGGTGAGAACGAACAATGAATGCATCACGATCACGAGCAGCAGTAGGATAGGAGAGAAGCAGGAAGCACACATCAAATTTAATTTAAACACTGTTTGCAAATTTGCGATGTTATCACCAAACCTAACATAGGCACGACGCGTCCTCCATGCGAATGCAACAACTCAAGCGAACTGCGCGCACATGCATTCCATTCCACCACCTCACGAGGGGCCGCCGGCGCCGAGGATGGCAGCAGCCTGTCCCCCGAACCCCTGCAGGTCGACGCCAGCGAATCCTGGAGGCGGCGGCACCTGCACGCCGATGCCAAACGCGCCGACGTCGAAGGCCACACCACCACCGCCAAGCTGGGccgctggctgctgctgctgtcgGCCCCTGCGCCCGACGAGCAGCGCGTCACGCAGCAGCTGATCGGCGCTGGCGGCCACAGCGGCCTGCACGCCGGCCAGCGCGGCCCAGAACGCGACCAGGTCGTCGTGGCCCATGGCGCCCAGGTCCGCGTCGATCCACGCCATGGCGGGGCTCCCGGCCTCGCGCTCCTTCCGGATGGCCTCGTCCGCGCGCTCCTGCCTCGCCTTCTCCGCGTCCAGCTGCGCGCGCAGGTCGCCGTGCTGGCGGTTCAGCTCGGAGACCGCGcggtcctcgccgccgccggcgGAGGAGTGGCCGGCACCGGCACCGGCACCGGCAGGCGAGGGGGTGGACGAGGCGAGGAAGCGGTCGACGACGGACTCCACCGAGGGGTGGCCGAACGAGAAGGCCTTGCCGGCGGGGGAGAAGACGACGGCGGCCACGTCGGCGCCGCATAGGATGGAGAGCTCGCTGGCCTTCTTGAACAGCCCCGCGCGCCGCTTGGAGAAGCACACCTGCCGTGCCTCGTCGCTCTCTATGCGCCGGATCTCGATTTTCTGCCGCCCCATGCTCGGCCGCCGTGGAGGCGCCATTGCTAGCGCAGTGCGTACGTCGCCGGCCGGTCAGCTACTAACCGGAGGAACACTCTGTATTGTGGCTGCAGTAGTTCATCATTTATAGTATAGCTAACGCTGCAAGGTAAACCACTGAGGCAGATTATGAGAAATTAGAAGGCATGGGTTGTCGCTTCTGAGGATCCAAACAAAGAGGATTAACTAGGTGTAGTTCAAGCTGTATGCACACATATTCCAGATGCTAATGCTAAATGAGGGATGAGTTTAAACACTGAGCTGTTAAATTGTAATGTTCTGTGTGAGGAATGTAACGTTTTGTGCGAGAAAATTGGTGTTTAATGAAGCATAATTAGATAGTGTTTATTGTAGTCCATAAGCACCAACATGTTGGATACAAGAAGGATACGAGCTGAAATTAGATCGCATTTATATTAGCATGTTGTGCCAATTTATGTGCTGTCATATTTTGCTATCCATTAACCTTGCCGCCATGACAGGTATTTCCTGGTAACACAATCTCATGATTTCTATGAGTTTGTAATCTTCTGCAAAGCTTGCACGCGCCTTGAAGGTCTTGGCATCTTAAACTTGTTTAGAACTTAGAAGCCAGGGGAATGACAAATCCTTTGGCTATCGCCAAACATGCTCTCAAGAGCGAAAATAAGCTTCCGTGTAAATGTTAGGGTTTTGACCATAACCGTTTGCGGCTGCCACAAAAATTATCAATTGGGAATGGAAAAAGGCAGTTTTCTGAACTTCATCGTGGTTGCAGGCCGAAGCTCCGCAGAAtttaggtgttgtttggttcacaaaATGTCGGAAAGAGTCTAAACAACTCAGCTTATGCCATAAACATCTCACACTAACATATACTATGACGTCGGCCTACCACACCCAATTGAAAGGGTTTCGCACATGAAGTTTTGAAGCTCCATCGATGCTAAAGCTATGAAATACATCTTTAATACCGGTTCTTCTGAAAATTTGGTACTAAAACGATATTAAAGGGTCATGTAAAAACCAATACCTTAAACATGTATGCATTGAGATGGCACACATGAGTTTGTGTGACTTCACCTATTTATGTAACATAAAAAAAACAAGACGGATCGTGACTATAGATCCTAAACTCGATCTTGTGACTAAACCCTAAACTCAATTCATTTATACTCGATCTTAGCTCACGTTTAGCGTCTAATCCACATAGTATTTTATACATGTAAGCTTGATCTCAACTTAGTTTTATATGTTTATCATAGAAACCGTGCTAAAATGGATCACCGTAAAATAGAAGAGAAGTTAAACCGTAGAAACTTAGGGTAGCTGAAACTAAGATGGATCACCGTGCTAAGATGGATCTTCCATTTTACGGAGTATCAGAGAGCGCATACCCATCAACATCCAAAGATGCAATAGATTTTAGAATTAGGAACTTAGGGTAAGCCGAGGCAATTTACCCAATCAGTTTTGAATTCGCGCAAAGGTTAGTGGGATGAAACGCTAGCGGGCTAGATTGGAATTTAAATAAAATGCAATTCAAATTTAGACTGAAAATCCCTTCTGTATCGGCCTCGCCTGTATATAAAACTGGCATTCGATAGTAGCTTTTCTACCAGTGATAAACTAAACACACACGCAGCATGTTGGTCCAATACGTTTATACTCGTCCATTCAGTCAGTCAATGGAGAGTAGCAGTTGTTTTACAATGTACAAATGAGGCGAGACGGCAGGCTACACTACCAGCTAGCTGCACATCACCGGCCCTTGTAATCTTAGCAAACAAACGAACAAATCAACCAGCATATATATCGGATTACCACTACTAATCAAACTCTAGCTAACCTGCTAGATTTGCCTCTTGATGCATGCGACAGCTTCCATGCCAAATGCTTCCACGTTAAAACATCGGAAACGCGGCTGCCCGTGTCGCTAGAGCAAACAGCCCTTCTCTTCTTCTCAGTTGGCCTGGCAGAACGTACGGAAGAACACCCTCGAAGGAAAGGGAAAAAAAAAGAACAAGCAGTAACGGTAGAAGAGAAATCCCAAACAAGCACGCGACGCGTCGCAGCTCTGCGCTGCTAGATGGGAATGGCGCCATTGCCGGTTGCTGAATAGTGTGCGTTCACCAGGCCATTCAGTGGCTTCATGACGTGCCCAGCCTTTAATTTTTGCGCTCCTCCTTTGCTGCAGGTGTGTCTGCCAGTCGAACTGATAAGACCAGGTTGGAGCAGGTGATCAAGCTGACCTGATGACGCTGCTACCAATCCTGCCAAGATTTTCGTTAATTGTTCAGACGTTTAAATTTCTTTCAAAGACAACAGATAGTTAAACAGGCAAAATAAGTAGACGGTTTGAGGATGTCTTACCTAAGAAAAGCGGAGATGGCTTGCCGGGCCTTGACTTGAATTCAGGATGAAATTGTGCACCGACGAAAAACCTATGAGTTGGCAGTTCGATAATCTGCAATGTGACAAATCAAATACGTGAGACCAGGTTTCCTAAAAGAAAATGCATCAGACTAGGCCATGGTTCATTCTTCATGGAAAAGTGTTGGCACCCATACCTCCATGCgtttaccactttcatccctgcCAACGAAAGAAAGCCCTGCCTTCTCAAATTCTGGGACCATATCAGGATTCACCTCGTATCTGTGGCGGTGCCGTTCATCAACGTAGCTAGCATTCCCATACCTAAGGCAGTTCAGAATTCAAGCAATTATCTCCGAGTACTCCATAGATAATCAAATGGTGGAAGAGGGACCAGATGTAAAACTCCTGCAGAAACACTGGTGAAAGATGTGGGAGTGCTTCTTACAGTTTAGCAGATTTGCAGTTAGTGACCTGGAAAAAGGTCCTCCTTGATCCAAGGCGCATTGTTGCCCCCATATGGGTTTTTGACCCCTTCGGAACAACAGAAGCATGGTTGGAACTAATACAGCTAGTTTTCAACACAAAGGAATTTAGGTAACTACACTAGCAGCTGTAGCAAAATAATTACCTCTGGCATGAAAATAACACATGGGGTTTTTGTGGTTGGATCGAACTCTGTGCTGTTTGCACCGTGCAACTTCATGATAGAACGTGCAAACTCAATCACTGCAATTTGCATGCCCAAGCAAATGCCAAGATATGGAATGTTGTTTTCTCGCGCATATTTTGCAGCCAGAATTTTCCCTTGAACTCCTCTGTCTCCAAAACCCCCTGGCACCAACACACCATCTGCACCCTGAGGTGCAAAAACTCGTTCAGATTTTTATATAGTGGGCTAGTGGTGTGTCACCAGAAGGCATTCTGTGCTTACCTTTAACAATTCCCATGCTTTTTCGTAGGCATCAAGATTCTGAAAATGCGACGGTATCCCAATTAGTACCAGTTAATTCTCTAAGATATGGAAAAGAACATTTGATAAGGTATAAAAAAACTGACCTCTTCTGCTGCAGAATCTTCAAGATCACAGGAAGGAACCCAGTCTACCACAAGTTTCCTGTCCAAAGCAACCGACGCATGCAAAAGAGCCTGACAGAAGCGGAAGAAATAGATAAGGCCCACCAGTTTGGTTGAAAACTGTATGTGTTATAAGATATAAAACAGTAATGGCACCTTGATAACAGATAGGTAGGAATCTGACAGGCCAGTATACTTTCCAACCATAGCAATCCTAACCTGAAAAGGATTTTCATGCCATAATATCAAGCACTGTGTATTACAAATAGGCTAAGGGAGTCGTTTCAACATTGGAAACAGCAGCTAAAATGATCAACAAACCAACCGGAGATTTCAATCTGTCACATCTGCTGGCTCTTTCAGTCCATTCAGACAACTGGGGTTCTCGAGCAACTTTACCCACACTGCACGCATGAAGAAATAATACATGTAAGTATTCTCAGAAAAGAAGCCAAC from Zea mays cultivar B73 chromosome 6, Zm-B73-REFERENCE-NAM-5.0, whole genome shotgun sequence harbors:
- the LOC100272371 gene encoding Cytosolic isocitrate dehydrogenase, with amino-acid sequence MAFNKIKVSNPVVEMDGDEMTRVFWKSIKDKLIFPFVDLDIKYFDLGLPHRDATDDKVTVEAAEATLKYNVAIKCATITPDEARVNEFGLKAMWKSPNGTIRNILNGTVFREPIICKNIPRLVPGWTKPICIGRHAFGDQYRATDAVIKGPGKLKLVFEGKEEQVELEVFNFTGAGGVALSMYNTDESIHAFADASMATAYEKKWPLYLSTKNTILKKYDGRFKDIFQEVYEAGWKTKFEAAGIWYEHRLIDDMVAYALKSEGGYVWACKNYDGDVQSDFLAQGFGSLGLMTSVLVCPDGKTIEAEAAHGTVTRHYRVHQKGGETSTNSIASIFAWTRGLAHRAKLDDNARLLDFTQKLEAACVGAVESGKMTKDLALLVHGSSNITRSHYLNTEEFIDAVADELRSRLAANSNL
- the LOC100194241 gene encoding CTP synthase family protein isoform X1, producing the protein MSPLEHGEVFVLDDGGEVDLDLGNYERFLDIKLTRDNNITTGKIYQSVIDKERRGDYLGKTVQVVPHITDEIQEWIERVAMNPVDGTEEPADVCVIELGGTIGDIESMPFIEALGQFSYRVGPGNFCLVHVSLVPVLNVVGEQKTKPTQHSVRGLRGLGLMPDILACRSTQPLEEHVKVKLAQFCHVPISNIINLRDVTNIWHIPLLLRDQKAHEAILKVLDIQCVGKVAREPQLSEWTERASRCDRLKSPVRIAMVGKYTGLSDSYLSVIKALLHASVALDRKLVVDWVPSCDLEDSAAEENLDAYEKAWELLKGADGVLVPGGFGDRGVQGKILAAKYARENNIPYLGICLGMQIAVIEFARSIMKLHGANSTEFDPTTKTPCVIFMPEGSKTHMGATMRLGSRRTFFQVTNCKSAKLYGNASYVDERHRHRYEVNPDMVPEFEKAGLSFVGRDESGKRMEIIELPTHRFFVGAQFHPEFKSRPGKPSPLFLGLVAASSGQLDHLLQPGLISSTGRHTCSKGGAQKLKAGHVMKPLNGLVNAHYSATGNGAIPI
- the LOC100194241 gene encoding CTP synthase family protein produces the protein MKYVLVTGGVVSGLGKGVTASSVGVVLKSCGLRVTSIKIDPYLNIDAGTMSPLEHGEVFVLDDGGEVDLDLGNYERFLDIKLTRDNNITTGKIYQSVIDKERRGDYLGKTVQVVPHITDEIQEWIERVAMNPVDGTEEPADVCVIELGGTIGDIESMPFIEALGQFSYRVGPGNFCLVHVSLVPVLNVVGEQKTKPTQHSVRGLRGLGLMPDILACRSTQPLEEHVKVKLAQFCHVPISNIINLRDVTNIWHIPLLLRDQKAHEAILKVLDIQCVGKVAREPQLSEWTERASRCDRLKSPVRIAMVGKYTGLSDSYLSVIKALLHASVALDRKLVVDWVPSCDLEDSAAEENLDAYEKAWELLKGADGVLVPGGFGDRGVQGKILAAKYARENNIPYLGICLGMQIAVIEFARSIMKLHGANSTEFDPTTKTPCVIFMPEGSKTHMGATMRLGSRRTFFQVTNCKSAKLYGNASYVDERHRHRYEVNPDMVPEFEKAGLSFVGRDESGKRMEIIELPTHRFFVGAQFHPEFKSRPGKPSPLFLGLVAASSGQLDHLLQPGLISSTGRHTCSKGGAQKLKAGHVMKPLNGLVNAHYSATGNGAIPI
- the LOC100284657 gene encoding uncharacterized protein LOC100284657, encoding MAPPRRPSMGRQKIEIRRIESDEARQVCFSKRRAGLFKKASELSILCGADVAAVVFSPAGKAFSFGHPSVESVVDRFLASSTPSPAGAGAGAGHSSAGGGEDRAVSELNRQHGDLRAQLDAEKARQERADEAIRKEREAGSPAMAWIDADLGAMGHDDLVAFWAALAGVQAAVAASADQLLRDALLVGRRGRQQQQPAAQLGGGGVAFDVGAFGIGVQVPPPPGFAGVDLQGFGGQAAAILGAGGPS